The following proteins are encoded in a genomic region of Oncorhynchus masou masou isolate Uvic2021 chromosome 32, UVic_Omas_1.1, whole genome shotgun sequence:
- the LOC135526981 gene encoding gap junction alpha-5 protein-like: MGDWNLLGSILEEVHVHSTIVGKIWLTILFIFRMLVLGVAAEDVWDDEQSEFICNTDQPGCKTVCYDQAFPISLIRFWVLQVIFVSSPSLVYMGHALYRLRALEKERHRRRVQLKAELGETEALVEEHKRIEKELKRLEEQRKVKKAPLRGSLLRTYVIHILTRSVVEVGFIMGQYILYGIGLEPLYKCERMPCPNSVDCYVSRPTEKTVFMVFMIVIAGVSLFLNLLEISHLGIKKIKQTLKGDKYPADNDSLIYKPKKKAMIQQLCVMRKLSSHNGPLTQTIFKVIPEEDLNPMDPPPHYIPNHEVPRHNSVAPGQHLANCTGLQPHQHYQQQQLQQRQPSQGMIQTLHLQGAPENHTTTMVDQHPPAYGGVFLNGDSGPRNLQGQPNHKDPNLHPQGHYQPSHMEVVPVPIATHRPSIMTTHRPSLAPRDIDLEEDRRKSMGSDFLLPNPGRKQSFMTRMPSESMSTISDCSSNSLRTSDSELGDMGDMPMMPPPGRRMSMSVFLDISSIMKK; encoded by the exons ATGGGGGACTGGAACCTGCTGGGCAGCATCTTGGAGGAAGTACATGTCCACTCCACCATCGTAGGAAAGATCTGGCTCACCATCCTCTTTATCTTCCGCATGCTGGTGCTGGGAGTGGCGGCCGAGGACGTGTGGGACGATGAGCAGAGCGAGTTCATCTGCAACACGGACCAGCCGGGCTGCAAGACCGTCTGTTACGACCAGGCCTTCCCCATCTCCCTCATCCGCTTCTGGGTCCTGCAGGTCATCTTCGTGTCTTCGCCCTCCCTCGTCTACATGGGCCACGCGCTCTACCGCCTGCGCGCCCTGGAGAAGGAGAGGCACCGGAGGAGGGTCCAGCTGAAGGCAGAGCTGGGGGAGACGGAGGCGCTGGTGGAGGAGCACAAGCGCATTGAGAAGGAGTTGAAGAGGCTGGAGGAACAGAGGAAGGTGAAGAAGGCTCCACTGAGAGGGTCCCTGCTGCGGACGTACGTCATCCATATCCTAACACGCTCCGTGGTGGAGGTGGGCTTCATCATGGGCCAGTATATCCTGTATGGAATTGGACTGGAACCTCTTTATAAATGCGAGAGGATGCCTTGCCCCAACAGCGTGGACTGTTACGTGTCCAGGCCCACGGAGAAAACAGTGTTCATGGTGTTCATGATCGTCATTGCCGGGGTGTCTCTCTTCCTGAACCTCCTGGAGATATCCCACCTGGGCATCAAGAAAATCAAACAGACTCTGAAGGGAGACAAGTACCCAGCAGACAACGACAGTTTGATTTATAAGCCGAAGAAGAAAGCGATGATACAGCAACTGTGTGTGATGAGGAAACTGTCTTCTCACAATGGGCCGCTGACTCAGACCATCTTCAAAGTCATTCCTGAGGAGGATCTGAACCCAATGGACCCACCTCCCCACTACATACCTAACCACGAGGTGCCCAGGCACAACAGCGTGGCTCCAGGCCAGCACCTGGCCAACTGCACTGGCCTTCAGCCCCATCAGCActaccagcagcagcagctccagcAACGTCAGCCCAGCCAAGGGATGATCCAGACCCTGCACCTCCAGGGAGCCCCAGAgaaccacaccaccaccatggtTGACCAGCACCCTCCAGCCTACGGAGGAGTTTTCTTGAATGGAGATAGTGGGCCCAGGAACCTGCAGGGTCAGCCGAACCATAAGGACCCCAATTTACACCCTCAAGGCCACTACCAGCCCAGCCACATGGAAGTAGTACCTGTGCCTATTGCAACACACAGACCCAGCATCATGACAACACACAGACCAAGCTTGGCTCCAAGGGACATAGACCTGGAGGAAGATAGGAGGAAATCAATGGGCAGTGACTTCCTCTTGCCTAACCCAGGAAGGAAGCAAAGCTTCATGACACGTATGCCCTCTGAGAGCATGTCCACCATCAGTGACTGCAGCAGCAACTCTCTACGGACATCTGACTCTGAACTGGGCGACATGGGGGACATGCCCATGATGCCACCCCCTGGAAGGAGAATGTCAATG agTGTATTCTTGGACATCTCCTCTATCATGAAAAAgtga